The proteins below are encoded in one region of Pongo pygmaeus isolate AG05252 chromosome 20, NHGRI_mPonPyg2-v2.0_pri, whole genome shotgun sequence:
- the ZNF544 gene encoding zinc finger protein 544 isoform X4 gives MTIKLCHPLSGSLRCRMSTEACGSQRSSDSQINRVREDWKATLEENRLNSEKDQAREELSHHVEVYRSVQEEPPCLVLGKVQDQSNQLREHQENSLRFMVLTSERLFAQREHCELELGGGYSLPSTLSLLPTTLPTSTGFPKPNSKVKELKQNSAFINHEKNGADGKHCESHQCARAFCQSVYLSKLGNIETGKKNPYEYIVSGDSLNYGSSPCFHGRTFSVKKSDDCKDYGNLFSHSVSLNEQKPVHFGKSQYECDECRETCFESLCLVETERSGPGETPFRCEERCAAFPMALSFSDCNIIETTEKPSVCNQCGKSFSCCKLRHQRTHTGEKPFECTQCGKSFSQSYDLVIHQRTHTGEKPYECDLCGKSFIQRSKLITHQRIHTGEKPYQCIECGKSFRWNSNLIVHQRIHTGEKPYECTHCGKSFSQSYELVTHKRTHTGEKPFKCTQCGKSFSQKYDLVVHQRTHTGEKPYECDLCGKSFSQSSKLITHQRIHTGEKPYQCIECGKSFRWNSNLVIHQRIHTGEKPYDCTHCGKSFSQRYQLVAHKRTHTGEKPYECNECGKAFNRSTQLIRHLQIHTGEKPYKCNQCNKAFARSSYLVMHQRTHTGEKPFECSQCGKAFSGSSNLLSHQRIHSGEKPYECSDCGKSFRQRSQLVVHRRTHTGEKP, from the coding sequence ACTGGAAAGCTACTCTTGAGGAGAATAGGTTGAATTCTGAAAAAGATCAAGCTAGGGAAGAACTATCCCACCACGTGGAAGTGTACAGGAGTGTACAGGAGGAGCCACCCTGTTTGGTATTAGGAAAAGTGCAAGATCAGAGCAACCAGTTAAGGGAACACCAGGAGAACTCCTTGAGGTTCATGGTACTCACCTCAGAGAGACTGTTTGCTCAAAGGGAACATTGTGAGCTTGAACTTGGGGGAGGTTATTCTCTACCTTCTACTTTAAGCCTTCTACCTACAACATTACCTACAAGTACAGGTTTCCCTAAGCCCAACTCAAAAGTTAAAGAGTTGAAACAAAATTCAGCTTTcattaatcatgagaaaaatggaGCAGATGGGAAGCACTGTGAGAGTCATCAGTGTGCTAGAGCTTTCTGTCAGAGCGTTTACTTGAGTAAACTTGGAAACAttgaaacaggaaagaaaaaccctTATGAATATATTGTCAGTGGTGACTCTCTCAACTATGGCTCCTCCCCTTGTTTTCATGGTAGAACTTTTTCAGTGAAGAAAAGTGATGACTGTAAGGATTATGGAAACCTCTTCAGTCACAGTGTGTCTCTGAATGAACAGAAGCCAGTGCATTTTGGGAAAAGTCAGTATGAGTGTGATGAGTGCAGGGAAACCTGTTTTGAGAGTCTGTGCCttgtagaaacagaaagaagtgGCCCTGGAGAGACCCCCTTCAGATGTGAGGAACGCTGTGCTGCCTTCCCCATGGCCTTATCTTTTTCTGACTGTAATATCATTGAGACTACAGAGAAGCCATCTGTGTGTAATCAGTGTGGAAAATCTTTCAGCTGTTGTAAGCTCAGACACCAGAGAACACACACTGGAGAAAAGCCCTTCGAATGTACTCAGTGTGGGAAATCTTTTAGCCAGAGCTATGACCTTGTCATACATCAGAGGAcacacactggagagaagccctatgaGTGTGACCTGTGTGGGAAATCCTTCATCCAGAGATCCAAACTTATTACGCATCAGcgaattcacactggagaaaaaccttatcagtgtattgaatgtggaaaatcCTTCAGGTGGAACTCTAACCTCATtgtacatcagagaattcatactggagagaaaccgtaTGAGTGCACTCACTGTGGAAAGTCCTTCAGCCAAAGCTATGAGTTAGTTACACATAAAAGAACgcacactggagaaaaacccttcaaatgtACTCAGTGTGGGAAATCTTTCAGCCAGAAGTATGACCTTGTCGTACATCAGAGGAcacacactggagagaagccctatgaGTGCGACCTGTGTGGGAAATCCTTCTCCCAGAGTTCCAAACTTATTACGCATCAGcgaattcacactggagaaaaaccgTATCAATGTATCGAATGTGGGAAATCCTTCAGATGGAACTCTAACCTCGTcatacatcagagaattcatactggagagaaaccgtaCGATTGCACTCACTGTGGAAAGTCCTTTAGCCAAAGGTATCAGTTAGTTGCACATAaaagaactcacactggagaaaagCCCTATGAATGTAACGAGTGTGGAAAAGCCTTCAATCGAAGCACTCAGCTCATCAGGCATCTGCAAATTCACACTGGGGAGAAGCCGTACAAATGCAATCAGTGCAATAAAGCCTTTGCAAGGAGCTCCTACCTTGTGATGCATCAGAGAACtcacactggtgagaaacctTTTGAGTGTAGtcagtgtgggaaagccttttcAGGGAGCTCTAATCTTCTTTCCCATCAGAGAATTCAttctggagagaaaccctatgaatgtagtGACTGTGGGAAATCCTTCCGGCAGCGATCTCAGCTTGTCGTGCATCGGCGGAcacatactggagagaaaccttag